One Dunckerocampus dactyliophorus isolate RoL2022-P2 chromosome 18, RoL_Ddac_1.1, whole genome shotgun sequence genomic region harbors:
- the sgsm3 gene encoding small G protein signaling modulator 3 — MSGTYTPAPGGPFSALTPSMWAQDILAKYHQKDNSEQNELKYDEFGFRVDTEESNAPSPWLGTEGSPQRENPQQRLRWQAHLEFTHNHTVGDLTWELIAPVLPRSERLRSLVLGGVPHSMRPQLWMRLSGALQKKRTADISYKEIIKNSSDDDTTTSKQIEKDLLRTMPTNVCFNSLTSVGVPRLRRILRGLAWLYPDIGYCQGTGMVVSCLLLFMEEEDVLWMMCALIEDLLPPSYFSSTLLGVQTDQRVLRQLIVQYLPALDRLLQEHDIELSLITLHWFLTSFASVVDIRLLLRIWDLLFYQGSLVLFQVTLGMLKLKEEELISSENSASIFNTLSDLPSQLKDGPAVLGEAMRLAGNLSQDTLEAHRHKHLAYILNEQAQLNSGSNTPLNSNFNKVVRRQSLHRKSTLTSLLFGEDEAEALKSKNIKQTELVAALREAITQTAEHFHCLDPRHSSAELTPDYSMESHQRDHENFLVVSRNRRRRAKALLDFERHDDDELGFRKNDIITIISQKDEHCWVGELNGLRGWFPAKFVEILDERSKEYSLAGDDSVTEAVTDLARGTLCPALKAIFLHGLKKPSILGGPCHPWLFIEEAASREVERDFNSVYSRLVLCKTYRLDEDGKVLTPEELLYRAVQSVNLTHDLAHAQMDVKFRSLVCVGLNEQVLHLWLEVLCSSMTAVEKWYHPWSFLRSPGWVQIKCELRVLSKFAFSLSQDCELPERKEEKEQRPLKEGVQDMLVKHHLFSWDIDG; from the exons ATGTCAG GTACTTACACTCCGGCCCCAGGGGGGCCCTTCTCTGCTCTCACTCCAAGCATGTGGGCCCAAGACATCCTGGCCAAGTACCATCAA AAAGATAACTCGGAACAAAATGAACTCAAGTATGATGAGTTTGGCTTTAGAGTGGACACAGAAG AGTCCAATGCGCCCAGTCCTTGGCTGGGCACCGAAGGCTCGCCACAACGTGAAAACCCACAGCAGAGGTTACGGTGGCAAGCCCACTTGGAGttcacacacaatcacacagtGGGCGACCTCACCTGGGAGCTCATTGCTCCCGTCCTGCCGCGCTCCGAGCGTCTGCGCTCGCTCGTGTTGGGCGGTGTGCCTCACAGCATGCGGCCACAG TTATGGATGCGTCTGTCTGGAGCATTGCAGAAGAAGAGGACCGCTGACATCTCGTATAAAGAAATCATCAAGAACAGCTCAGATGACGACACCACCACATCTAAACAG ATAGAGAAAGATCTGTTGCGGACAATGCCCACCAACGTGTGCTTCAACAGCCTGACGAGCGTTGGCGTCCCAAGGCTGCGGCGGATACTTCGAGGCCTCGCCTGGCTGTACCCCGACATCGGCTATTGTCAGGGAACTGGCATG GTGGTTTCCTGTTTGCTGCTCttcatggaggaggaggatgtgcTATGGATGATGTGTGCCTTGATAGAAGACCTTCTCCCTCCGTCCTACTTCTCCTCTACTTTGCTGGGTGTCCAAACAGACCAGAGGGTGCTTCGTCAGCTCATTGTTCAGTACCTGCCAGCCTTGGACCGCCTTCTGCAGGAGCACGACATAG AGCTGTCTCTGATTACACTACACTGGTTCCTGACATCCTTTGCTAGTGTGGTGGACATCCGTCTGCTCCTCAGGATTTGGGACCTCCTCTTCTACCAGGGCTCCTTGGTGCTCTTCCAGGTCACACTGGGCATGCTCAAGCTCAAG GAGGAGGAGCTCATATCGTCGGAGAACTCCGCATCCATTTTCAACACGCTGTCCGACCTGCCGAGCCAGCTAAAAGACGGCCCTGCGGTTCTTGGCGAGGCGATGAGGCTTGCGGGGAACCTGTCCCAGGATACGCTAGAAGCTCACAGGCACAAGCACCTGGCTTACATCCTGAATGAACAAGCCCAGCTCAACAGTGGAAGCAACACACCGCTCAATTCTAATTTCAACAAG GTGGTGAGGAGGCAATCCCTGCATAGAAAGTCCACGCTAACCTCCCTGCTGTTTGGGGAGGACGAGGCCGAAGCTCTGAAATCTAAAAACATTAAGCAGACGGAGCTGGTGGCAGCCCTTCGAGAGGCCATAACCCAGACTGCCGAGCATTTCCACTGTCTGGACCCACGTCACTCCAGCGCC GAGCTAACCCCGGATTACTCTATGGAGAGCCACCAACGCGACCATGAAAACTTCCTGGTCGTCTCACGAAACCGGCGGAGAAGGGCGAAGGCTTTGCTGGATTTTGAGCGGCATGACGATGACGAGTTGGGCTTCAGGAAGAATGACATCATCACT ATCATCTCACAGAAGGATGAACACTGCTGGGTCGGAGAGCTCAACGGTCTTCGAG GCTGGTTCCCTGCAAAGTTTGTTGAGATCCTGGACGAGAGAAGTAAAGAGTACTCGCTAGCAGGCGACGACTCTGTAACCGAAGCTGTGACGGATCTTGCCAGAGGGACTCTGTGTCCGGCACTCAAGGCCATCTTCCTGCACGGCCTCAAGAAACCATCCATTTTGGGCGGGCCCTGTCATCCATGGTTATTCATAGAAGAG GCGGCCAGCAGGGAGGTAGAGAGGGACTTCAACTCTGTCTACTCCAGACTGGTGCTGTGTAAAACATACAG GTTAGATGAAGACGGGAAGGTTCTTACTCCAGAGGAGCTCCTCTACAGG GCGGTGCAGTCAGTCAACCTGACCCACGACTTGGCGCACGCTCAAATGGACGTCAAATTCAGGTCTCTCGTCTGCGTTGGCCTCAA TGAGCAGGTGCTGCACTTATGGCTGGAGGTGTTGTGCTCCAGCATGACGGCTGTAGAGAAATGGTATCACCCGTGGTCATTTCTACGCAGTCCTGGTTGGGTTCAGATCAAGTGTGAACTCAG GGTCCTTTCAAAGTTTGCCTTCAGTCTCTCTCAAGATTGTGAGCTACCTGAGCGGAAAGAG GAGAAAGAGCAGAGGCCGCTGAAAGAGGGGGTGCAGGACATGCTGGTCAAACATCACCTCTTCAGCTGGGACATAGACGGCTAG
- the gtpbp1 gene encoding GTP-binding protein 1 isoform X1, producing the protein MASVAAAAHDSSAGPGSIPLADALLPASIFAPDRGGCADDPGDECYDDGEMLNGKPEDRRVDFTSKLALVSPNGEQYDSLLSQLRDRMEEGSGETIYVVGMGSDGGDWGLNDKDMEASEATVRSMCAQLDADLIPLRERTEAEGLVRDYLIRRRVGELDFLEVRVAVVGNVDAGKSTLLGVLTHGELDNGRGFARQKLFRHKHEMESGRTSSVGNDILGFDQEGQVVNKPDSHGGSLDWTKICEKSSKVITFIDLAGHEKYLKTTVFGMTGHLPDFCMLMVGSNAGIVGMTKEHLGLALALNVPVFVVVTKIDMCPANILQETLKLLQRLLKSPGCRKIPVLVQNKDDVIVTASNFSSERMCPIFQISNVTGENMDLLKMFLNLLSSRTCYRDDQPAEFQIDDTYSVPGVGTVVSGTTLRGLIRLNDTMLLGPDPLGSFISIAVKSIHRKRMPVKEVRGGQTASFALKKIKRSYIRKGMVMVSPRLNPQATWEFEAEILVLHHPTTISPRYQAMVHCGSIRQTATILSMSRDCLRTGDKASVHFRFIKTPEYLHCDQRLVFREGRTKAVGTITKLLQSTNNMPSNSKPPQIKMQSTKKAPSRKDDGTSANNDEGTTIAQSAGPSVTQQGEGDEDPQLKEGNKENKPKTGGGGRRRGGQRHKGKGQNISAAAASTSGTGGC; encoded by the exons ATGGCATCCGTAGCAGCGGCGGCGCATGACTCAAGTGCCGGCCCAGGTTCGATACCCTTGGCTGATGCTTTACTCCCAGCGAGTATATTCGCACCTGACCGGGGAGGATGCGCGGACGACCCCGGGGATGAGTGCTACGATGACGGAGAGATGCTCAACGGCAAGCCCGAGGATCGAAGGGTCGACTTTACTAGCAAG CTGGCCCTGGTCAGTCCAAATGGAGAGCAGTATGACTCCTTACTCAGCCAGCTACGGGACAGGATGGAAGAGGGGTCTGGAGAGACCATCTATGTGGTTGGGATGGGTTCAG ATGGTGGTGACTGGGGTCTAAATGACAAGGACATGGAGGCCTCGGAGGCCACGGTGCGATCCATGTGCGCGCAGCTAGACGCTGACCTCATCCCGCTGAGGGAACGCACCGAGGCGGAGGGTTTGGTGAGGGACTATCTGATTCGTCGGCGTGTGGGGGAGCTGGACTTCCTGGAGGTCAG AGTGGCAGTGGTGGGGAACGTGGATGCTGGTAAGAGTACTCTTCTGGGGGTGTTAACACATGGAGAGCTGGACAACGGCAGAGGCTTCGCTCGCCAGAAGCTCTTCAGGCACAAGCACGAGATGGAGAGCGGAAGGACCAGCAGCGTGGGCAACGATATCCTCGGATTCGACCAGGAGGGACAG GTGGTGAACAAACCGGATAGCCATGGAGGTAGCCTGGATTGGACAAAAATCTGCGAGAAGTCCTCCAAAGTCATCACCTTCATTGATCTGGCTGGCCATGAGAAATACCTGAAGACCACCGTGTTTGGCATGACCGGACACTTGCCAGACTTTTGCATGCTCATG GTGGGCAGCAATGCAGGGATTGTTGGGATGACCAAAGAGCACCTGGGCCTGGCCTTAGCCCTCAACGTTCCCGTGTTTGTTGTGGTTACAAAAATAGACATGTGTCCTGCCAACATCCTGCAAG AGACATTAAAGCTGCTCCAGAGGTTACTCAAGTCCCCTGGCTGTAGGAAGATCCCCGTCTTGGTTCAGAACAAGGACGACGTCATCGTCACAGCGTCCAACTTCAGCTCAGAGAG GATGTGTCCCATTTTTCAAATCTCGAACGTGACTGGAGAGAACATGGACCTGCTCAAGATGTTCCTCAACCTGCTGTCATCACGCACATGCTACAGAGACGACCAGCCGGCCGAGTTTCAGATTGACGACACCTACTCCGTACCG GGAGTGGGAACGGTAGTGTCAGGAACTACTTTACGTGGACTGATACGTCTGAACGACACCATGCTACTGGGGCCAGACCCACTGGGCAGCTTTATTTCCATCGCCGTCAAATCCATCCACCGCAAGAGAATGCCAGTGAAGGAAGTTCGAGGCGGGCAGACAGCATCGTTTGCACTCAAAAAG ATCAAGCGCTCGTACATAAGGAAAGGCATGGTGATGGTGTCCCCGAGATTGAACCCGCAGGCCACCTGGGAGTTTGAAGCAGAGATCCTCGTGCTGCATCACCCCACTACGATATCGCCCCGATACCAAGCTATGG TCCACTGTGGCAGCATAAGGCAGACGGCCACCATCTTGTCCATGAGTAGAGATTGTTTACGAACAGGGGACAAGGCTTCTGTCCACTTCCGCTTCATTAAGACCCCCGAGTATCTTCACTGTGACCAGAGGCTGGTGTTCCGGGAGGGACGCACCAAGGCTGTAGGGACCATCACAAAA CTCCTGCAGTCCACCAATAATATGCCGTCAAACTCCAAACCGCCACAAATTAAAATGCAGTCCACTAAAAAGGCACCTTCTCGAAAAGACGACGGCACCTCGGCAAACAACGACGAGGGGACGACGATAGCGCAGTCAGCCGGCCCGAGTGTGACACAACAG GGAGAGGGGGATGAGGACCCTCAGTTAAAGGAGGGCAACAAAGAAAACAAG CCAAAGACTGGAGGGGGTGGAAGGAGAAGAGGAGGCCAGAGACACAAAGGAAAAGGCCAGAACATCTCTGCAGCGGCTGCCTCCACGTCAGGAACAGGAGGCTGCTGA
- the gtpbp1 gene encoding GTP-binding protein 1 isoform X2 has product MASVAAAAHDSSAGPGSIPLADALLPASIFAPDRGGCADDPGDECYDDGEMLNGKPEDRRVDFTSKLALVSPNGEQYDSLLSQLRDRMEEGSGETIYVVGMGSDGGDWGLNDKDMEASEATVRSMCAQLDADLIPLRERTEAEGLVRDYLIRRRVGELDFLEVRVAVVGNVDAGKSTLLGVLTHGELDNGRGFARQKLFRHKHEMESGRTSSVGNDILGFDQEGQVVNKPDSHGGSLDWTKICEKSSKVITFIDLAGHEKYLKTTVFGMTGHLPDFCMLMVGSNAGIVGMTKEHLGLALALNVPVFVVVTKIDMCPANILQETLKLLQRLLKSPGCRKIPVLVQNKDDVIVTASNFSSERMCPIFQISNVTGENMDLLKMFLNLLSSRTCYRDDQPAEFQIDDTYSVPGVGTVVSGTTLRGLIRLNDTMLLGPDPLGSFISIAVKSIHRKRMPVKEVRGGQTASFALKKIKRSYIRKGMVMVSPRLNPQATWEFEAEILVLHHPTTISPRYQAMVHCGSIRQTATILSMSRDCLRTGDKASVHFRFIKTPEYLHCDQRLVFREGRTKAVGTITKLLQSTNNMPSNSKPPQIKMQSTKKAPSRKDDGTSANNDEGTTIAQSAGPSVTQQPKTGGGGRRRGGQRHKGKGQNISAAAASTSGTGGC; this is encoded by the exons ATGGCATCCGTAGCAGCGGCGGCGCATGACTCAAGTGCCGGCCCAGGTTCGATACCCTTGGCTGATGCTTTACTCCCAGCGAGTATATTCGCACCTGACCGGGGAGGATGCGCGGACGACCCCGGGGATGAGTGCTACGATGACGGAGAGATGCTCAACGGCAAGCCCGAGGATCGAAGGGTCGACTTTACTAGCAAG CTGGCCCTGGTCAGTCCAAATGGAGAGCAGTATGACTCCTTACTCAGCCAGCTACGGGACAGGATGGAAGAGGGGTCTGGAGAGACCATCTATGTGGTTGGGATGGGTTCAG ATGGTGGTGACTGGGGTCTAAATGACAAGGACATGGAGGCCTCGGAGGCCACGGTGCGATCCATGTGCGCGCAGCTAGACGCTGACCTCATCCCGCTGAGGGAACGCACCGAGGCGGAGGGTTTGGTGAGGGACTATCTGATTCGTCGGCGTGTGGGGGAGCTGGACTTCCTGGAGGTCAG AGTGGCAGTGGTGGGGAACGTGGATGCTGGTAAGAGTACTCTTCTGGGGGTGTTAACACATGGAGAGCTGGACAACGGCAGAGGCTTCGCTCGCCAGAAGCTCTTCAGGCACAAGCACGAGATGGAGAGCGGAAGGACCAGCAGCGTGGGCAACGATATCCTCGGATTCGACCAGGAGGGACAG GTGGTGAACAAACCGGATAGCCATGGAGGTAGCCTGGATTGGACAAAAATCTGCGAGAAGTCCTCCAAAGTCATCACCTTCATTGATCTGGCTGGCCATGAGAAATACCTGAAGACCACCGTGTTTGGCATGACCGGACACTTGCCAGACTTTTGCATGCTCATG GTGGGCAGCAATGCAGGGATTGTTGGGATGACCAAAGAGCACCTGGGCCTGGCCTTAGCCCTCAACGTTCCCGTGTTTGTTGTGGTTACAAAAATAGACATGTGTCCTGCCAACATCCTGCAAG AGACATTAAAGCTGCTCCAGAGGTTACTCAAGTCCCCTGGCTGTAGGAAGATCCCCGTCTTGGTTCAGAACAAGGACGACGTCATCGTCACAGCGTCCAACTTCAGCTCAGAGAG GATGTGTCCCATTTTTCAAATCTCGAACGTGACTGGAGAGAACATGGACCTGCTCAAGATGTTCCTCAACCTGCTGTCATCACGCACATGCTACAGAGACGACCAGCCGGCCGAGTTTCAGATTGACGACACCTACTCCGTACCG GGAGTGGGAACGGTAGTGTCAGGAACTACTTTACGTGGACTGATACGTCTGAACGACACCATGCTACTGGGGCCAGACCCACTGGGCAGCTTTATTTCCATCGCCGTCAAATCCATCCACCGCAAGAGAATGCCAGTGAAGGAAGTTCGAGGCGGGCAGACAGCATCGTTTGCACTCAAAAAG ATCAAGCGCTCGTACATAAGGAAAGGCATGGTGATGGTGTCCCCGAGATTGAACCCGCAGGCCACCTGGGAGTTTGAAGCAGAGATCCTCGTGCTGCATCACCCCACTACGATATCGCCCCGATACCAAGCTATGG TCCACTGTGGCAGCATAAGGCAGACGGCCACCATCTTGTCCATGAGTAGAGATTGTTTACGAACAGGGGACAAGGCTTCTGTCCACTTCCGCTTCATTAAGACCCCCGAGTATCTTCACTGTGACCAGAGGCTGGTGTTCCGGGAGGGACGCACCAAGGCTGTAGGGACCATCACAAAA CTCCTGCAGTCCACCAATAATATGCCGTCAAACTCCAAACCGCCACAAATTAAAATGCAGTCCACTAAAAAGGCACCTTCTCGAAAAGACGACGGCACCTCGGCAAACAACGACGAGGGGACGACGATAGCGCAGTCAGCCGGCCCGAGTGTGACACAACAG CCAAAGACTGGAGGGGGTGGAAGGAGAAGAGGAGGCCAGAGACACAAAGGAAAAGGCCAGAACATCTCTGCAGCGGCTGCCTCCACGTCAGGAACAGGAGGCTGCTGA
- the LOC129170959 gene encoding beta-galactoside-binding lectin-like encodes MSGMVVKNMSFKVGQTLTITGKPKPDATNFAINVGPNERDITMHINPRFNAHGDENTVVCNSYQEGKWCEEHRGEGGFPFHQGEEFKITIVFTPAEFQISLSDGSQIHFPNRMGAEKYSFIGVDGDVRITSVEIK; translated from the exons ATGTCG GGGATGGTTGTTAAGAACATGTCCTTCAAGGTGGGGCAGACTCTGACCATAACTGGGAAGCCCAAGCCTGACGCGACAAA TTTTGCGATAAACGTGGGCCCGAACGAGAGGGACATCACCATGCACATCAACCCCCGCTTCAACGCGCACGGAGACGAGAACACGGTGGTTTGCAACTCGTACCAGGAAGGTAAATGGTGCGAGGAGCACCGCGGCGAGGGAGGCTTCCCGTTCCACCAGGGGGAGGAGTTTAAG ATCACCATCGTGTTCACGCCCGCCGAGTTCCAGATCTCTTTGTCGGACGGCTCTCAGATCCATTTTCCCAACCGTATGGGTGCCGAGAAGTACTCTTTCATCGGCGTCGACGGGGACGTTCGCATCACCAGCGTTGAGATTAAATAA